The proteins below are encoded in one region of Hordeum vulgare subsp. vulgare chromosome 3H, MorexV3_pseudomolecules_assembly, whole genome shotgun sequence:
- the LOC123442973 gene encoding BTB/POZ domain-containing protein At2g46260-like isoform X1 yields the protein MAGNKNMATASVWAEAEMGVESSRRVGVPSFEFAFNSEAFSNMVLQIEVTTGGDVDGGSLIIRDNNKKADNGEIDCSSTMADTPILTVKALHINSVILAARSRFFLKLFSNGMNESDQTHPRIRIADSEENAFMELLRFMYSGKLTTIEPTLLLDILMAADKFEVLSCMWYCSQLLTSLPMTTESALLYLDHPCSLSMAAEVQRVVDAAKEFLAEKYKILEKFEVVMNISLSGIEAIFSSTDLQVASEDEVYNFFLKWARARYLEPEERREILSCRLLPLVRFSHMTCAALQDILACTDNDIDHEQVSKHITEVLLHKAYPTQMEDALVADASTLDWQSAERTYGYKHVKTVTFDRPYPQVIVYMDLKRDECSRFFPSGVILSDWFHLAGQKFYVMANCVMDEQTHLYSFCLWLGIYGNSISGSLCFDIEFAARTRSSGKFLSKYGGRHTFIGPILEGCDDLFGVPWSTFIADDNLFIDGVLHLRVDLTVVEQPELQTCM from the exons ATGGCCGGAAACAAAAATATGGCGACTGCGTCGGTGTGGGCGGAGGCAGAGATGGGCGTAGAGTCATCTCGTAGAGTTGGGGTTCCCAGTTTTGAATTCGCTTTCAATTCAGAGGCCTTCTCCAACATGGTGCTGCAGATAGAGGTCACCACCGGCGGGGATGTCGATGGAGGATCTCTCATCATACGTGACAACAATAAGAAAG CTGATAATGGAGAGATAGACTGTTCCTCAACCATGGCAGATACACCAATTTTAACAGTAAAGGCACTTCATATCAATTCAGTAATTCTTGCTGCAAGAAGTCGTTTCTTTCTAAAG CTTTTCTCAAATGGCATGAATGAATCTGACCAGACGCATCCAAGAATCAGGATTGCTGATTCAG AGGAAAATGCCTTTATGGAGCTTTTAAGATTCATGTACAGTGGAAAGTTGACAACAATTGAGCCCACTCTTCTGCTCGACATCTTAATGGCGGCCGACAAATTTGAGGTTCTTTCTTGCATGTGGTATTGCAGTCAGTTGCTCACAAGCCTGCCTATGACCACAGAATCTGCACTGCTATACCTAGACCACCCATGTTCGCTTTCAATGGCTGCTGAAGTTCAGCGTGTGGTAGATGCAGCCAAGGAATTCCTTGCTGAGAAATACAAGATTTTAGAAAA GTTTGAAGTAGTGATGAACATCTCTCTTTCAGGAATCGAGGCCATCTTTTCGAGCACTGATCTACAAGTAGCATCTGAAGATGAGGTATATAACTTCTTCCTCAAGTGGGCCCGTGCACGATACCTAGAACCGGAGGAAAGGCGCGAGATCTTGAGCTGTCGTTTACTTCCACTGGTACGCTTCAGTCATATGACATGTGCGGCACTTCAGGACATCCTAGCATGCACTGATAATGACATAGACCATGAGCAAGTAAGTAAGCACATCACTGAGGTACTTCTCCACAAAGCTTACCCAACCCAGATGGAAGATGCTCTTGTAGCAGATGCATCAACTCTCGATTGGCAATCTGCTGAGCGAACTTACGGGTACAAGCATGTGAAAACAGTTACGTTTGACCGACCTTACCCACAGGTTATAGTTTACATGGATCTAAAGCGCGACGAGTGCTCCCGATTCTTCCCATCAGGAGTTATATTGTCGGACTGGTTCCATCTCGCAGGTCAGAAATTCTATGTCATGGCAAACTGTGTAATGGATGAGCAGACACACTTGTACAGCTTTTGCCTCTGGTTAGGGATATATGGAAATTCTATTTCAGGCTCGTTGTGTTTCGATATTGAGTTTGCTGCAAGGACAAGATCGTCAGGAAAATTCTTGAGCAAGTACGGCGGTAGGCACACATTCATCGGTCCTATATTGGAGGGATGCGATGATCTTTTTGGAGTTCCATGGTCGACGTTCATTGCAGACGACAACCTCTTCATCGACGGTGTGCTGCATCTGAGAGTAGATCTGACTGTGGTGGAGCAGCCTGAATTACAGACCTGCATGTGA
- the LOC123442973 gene encoding BTB/POZ domain-containing protein POB1-like isoform X2, with translation MADTPILTVKALHINSVILAARSRFFLKLFSNGMNESDQTHPRIRIADSEENAFMELLRFMYSGKLTTIEPTLLLDILMAADKFEVLSCMWYCSQLLTSLPMTTESALLYLDHPCSLSMAAEVQRVVDAAKEFLAEKYKILEKFEVVMNISLSGIEAIFSSTDLQVASEDEVYNFFLKWARARYLEPEERREILSCRLLPLVRFSHMTCAALQDILACTDNDIDHEQVSKHITEVLLHKAYPTQMEDALVADASTLDWQSAERTYGYKHVKTVTFDRPYPQVIVYMDLKRDECSRFFPSGVILSDWFHLAGQKFYVMANCVMDEQTHLYSFCLWLGIYGNSISGSLCFDIEFAARTRSSGKFLSKYGGRHTFIGPILEGCDDLFGVPWSTFIADDNLFIDGVLHLRVDLTVVEQPELQTCM, from the exons ATGGCAGATACACCAATTTTAACAGTAAAGGCACTTCATATCAATTCAGTAATTCTTGCTGCAAGAAGTCGTTTCTTTCTAAAG CTTTTCTCAAATGGCATGAATGAATCTGACCAGACGCATCCAAGAATCAGGATTGCTGATTCAG AGGAAAATGCCTTTATGGAGCTTTTAAGATTCATGTACAGTGGAAAGTTGACAACAATTGAGCCCACTCTTCTGCTCGACATCTTAATGGCGGCCGACAAATTTGAGGTTCTTTCTTGCATGTGGTATTGCAGTCAGTTGCTCACAAGCCTGCCTATGACCACAGAATCTGCACTGCTATACCTAGACCACCCATGTTCGCTTTCAATGGCTGCTGAAGTTCAGCGTGTGGTAGATGCAGCCAAGGAATTCCTTGCTGAGAAATACAAGATTTTAGAAAA GTTTGAAGTAGTGATGAACATCTCTCTTTCAGGAATCGAGGCCATCTTTTCGAGCACTGATCTACAAGTAGCATCTGAAGATGAGGTATATAACTTCTTCCTCAAGTGGGCCCGTGCACGATACCTAGAACCGGAGGAAAGGCGCGAGATCTTGAGCTGTCGTTTACTTCCACTGGTACGCTTCAGTCATATGACATGTGCGGCACTTCAGGACATCCTAGCATGCACTGATAATGACATAGACCATGAGCAAGTAAGTAAGCACATCACTGAGGTACTTCTCCACAAAGCTTACCCAACCCAGATGGAAGATGCTCTTGTAGCAGATGCATCAACTCTCGATTGGCAATCTGCTGAGCGAACTTACGGGTACAAGCATGTGAAAACAGTTACGTTTGACCGACCTTACCCACAGGTTATAGTTTACATGGATCTAAAGCGCGACGAGTGCTCCCGATTCTTCCCATCAGGAGTTATATTGTCGGACTGGTTCCATCTCGCAGGTCAGAAATTCTATGTCATGGCAAACTGTGTAATGGATGAGCAGACACACTTGTACAGCTTTTGCCTCTGGTTAGGGATATATGGAAATTCTATTTCAGGCTCGTTGTGTTTCGATATTGAGTTTGCTGCAAGGACAAGATCGTCAGGAAAATTCTTGAGCAAGTACGGCGGTAGGCACACATTCATCGGTCCTATATTGGAGGGATGCGATGATCTTTTTGGAGTTCCATGGTCGACGTTCATTGCAGACGACAACCTCTTCATCGACGGTGTGCTGCATCTGAGAGTAGATCTGACTGTGGTGGAGCAGCCTGAATTACAGACCTGCATGTGA